A single Parabacteroides timonensis DNA region contains:
- a CDS encoding zinc finger Ran-binding domain-containing protein, translating into MNKLYYIFFTLLLTLFACDNTVIIDPEPDLTTRSSVNSFSLFKDIKTYTLSNGDNSISGQIYCTEEAEYTFIFAFEGTNGCHYQAGIGTNVRIYPNNGGSFRTIATVLKPGVHNCFVDIKFTESDQQGYGRLAITKINNVPLNMAYEGSVDLVASGSSNRTPDIGTIPEHWRCSTCGLLNSWIPKCAACGAENKEYKN; encoded by the coding sequence ATGAATAAATTATATTACATTTTTTTCACTCTATTACTGACACTGTTCGCTTGTGATAATACGGTTATTATAGATCCTGAACCTGATCTTACGACTCGCTCATCTGTTAATTCGTTTTCTCTTTTTAAGGATATAAAGACATATACACTTTCTAATGGCGATAATTCAATTTCCGGACAAATATATTGTACAGAAGAGGCTGAATATACTTTTATCTTTGCATTTGAAGGAACAAACGGATGCCATTATCAAGCAGGTATAGGAACCAATGTTCGAATTTATCCAAATAACGGAGGTTCTTTTCGTACCATCGCTACAGTACTTAAGCCTGGTGTTCACAACTGTTTCGTAGATATAAAGTTTACCGAGTCAGACCAACAAGGTTATGGAAGATTAGCCATAACCAAAATCAATAATGTTCCTTTAAATATGGCATATGAAGGAAGTGTTGACTTAGTTGCCTCCGGAAGCAGTAACCGAACACCAGATATCGGAACAATACCGGAACATTGGAGATGTTCAACTTGTGGGCTATTGAATTCTTGGATTCCTAAATGTGCCGCCTGCGGAGCAGAAAACAAAGAATATAAAAATTAA
- a CDS encoding DMT family protein, translating to MQGFYAILLLVVSNVFMTLAWYGHLKMKQQFSWFESLPLIGVILFSWGIAFFEYCFQVPANRMGFRENGGPFNLIQLKVIQEVITLVVFIAFSTIAFKGESFKWNHALACLLLVAAVYLVFKK from the coding sequence ATGCAGGGATTTTATGCAATTCTGTTATTAGTCGTATCGAATGTCTTTATGACATTGGCATGGTACGGTCATCTGAAGATGAAACAACAGTTCAGTTGGTTTGAGAGTTTACCGTTGATCGGTGTTATCTTGTTTAGCTGGGGGATTGCTTTCTTTGAATATTGTTTTCAAGTTCCCGCCAACCGGATGGGATTCCGTGAGAATGGGGGGCCGTTCAACCTGATACAATTAAAAGTGATACAGGAGGTTATTACTTTAGTGGTCTTCATCGCTTTCAGCACGATCGCTTTTAAGGGAGAATCCTTCAAATGGAATCATGCACTGGCTTGTTTGTTGTTGGTTGCAGCTGTCTATTTGGTGTTTAAGAAATAA